A region of Planococcus sp. MSAK28401 DNA encodes the following proteins:
- a CDS encoding thiamine pyrophosphate-dependent dehydrogenase E1 component subunit alpha, whose translation MATKHEEVGLTNEDVLKIYETMLTARRVDERMWLLNRAGKIPFVISCQGQEAAQVGAAYALDNTKDYVAPYYRDLGVVIHFGMTPKDLMLSAFAKAEDPNSGGRQMPGHFGQKKNRILTGSSPVTTQLPHAVGVALAGKMKKQDFITFNTLGEGSSNQGDFHEGLNFAGVHKLPVITMVENNRYAISVPFERQVASKNVSDRAASYGMPGVTIDGNDPIEVYKHVKEAADRARNGEGPSLIETVSERMTAHSSDDDHRQYRSADELAAQKEKDPILLFGAYLKENGIMNDDLEKEINDRIMALVNEATDYAENAPYAKAESAMEHVYAEEGGNE comes from the coding sequence ATGGCTACGAAACACGAAGAAGTAGGTTTGACGAACGAAGATGTCTTGAAAATATATGAAACGATGTTGACGGCACGCCGCGTCGATGAACGCATGTGGCTCCTGAACCGTGCAGGGAAAATTCCTTTCGTTATTTCTTGCCAAGGACAGGAAGCAGCACAAGTAGGAGCTGCTTATGCGCTCGACAACACGAAAGATTACGTCGCGCCTTATTACCGCGACCTTGGTGTGGTCATCCACTTCGGCATGACGCCGAAAGACCTGATGCTGTCGGCATTTGCCAAAGCAGAAGATCCAAACTCCGGCGGCCGCCAAATGCCTGGGCATTTCGGCCAGAAGAAAAACCGCATCCTGACAGGTTCTTCGCCTGTAACGACGCAGCTGCCGCATGCAGTGGGCGTTGCGCTGGCTGGAAAAATGAAGAAACAGGATTTCATTACATTTAATACACTCGGGGAAGGTTCTTCCAACCAAGGCGATTTCCACGAAGGCTTGAACTTTGCCGGCGTCCATAAATTGCCGGTCATCACGATGGTCGAAAACAACCGCTATGCGATTTCTGTGCCCTTTGAACGCCAAGTGGCAAGCAAAAACGTTTCGGATCGTGCGGCAAGCTATGGCATGCCAGGTGTCACAATCGATGGAAACGACCCGATCGAAGTGTACAAGCACGTAAAAGAAGCAGCAGACCGCGCACGCAACGGCGAGGGCCCGAGCTTGATCGAGACGGTTTCAGAACGCATGACGGCCCACTCATCTGATGATGACCATCGCCAATACCGTTCAGCGGACGAACTCGCTGCACAAAAAGAAAAAGACCCGATCCTGTTGTTCGGTGCTTATTTGAAAGAAAACGGCATCATGAACGACGATCTTGAAAAAGAAATCAACGACCGCATCATGGCGTTGGTCAACGAAGCGACAGACTATGCAGAAAACGCGCCATATGCAAAAGCAGAAAGTGCAATGGAACACGTCTATGCTGAAGAAGGAGGAAACGAATAA
- the scpA gene encoding methylmalonyl-CoA mutase, producing MTTPDFTKIDVTKLDTAKLGDRDESAFMTNEGIAVKPFYSSKDLKKEQTSYPGFAPNVRGPYPTMYVSRPWTVRQYAGFSTAEESNAFYRRNLAMGQKGLSVAFDLATHRGYDSDHPRVVGDVGKAGVAIDSVEDMKILFDGIPLDQMSVSMTMNGAVVPIMAFFIVAAEEQGVSPEQLAGTIQNDILKEYMVRNTYIYPPAMSMQIIADIFKYTSDHMPKFNSISISGYHIQEAGATADIELAYTLADGLEYVRTGLDAGIGIDQFAPRLSFFWGIGMNYFMEVAKMRAGREIWAKMMKSFDPQNAKSLALRTHSQTSGWSLTEQDPFNNVTRTLLEANAAAMGHTQSLHTNALDEAIALPTDFSARIARNTQLFLQEETLMNNTIDPWGGSYYVEKLTEELMEKAWTLIEEVEELGGMAKAIETGLPKMRIEEAAAKKQAQIDSNEETIIGVNRYRLDEEDPIDILNIDNTMVRKKQIERLDRMRDTRDQKKVEKALLELTKAAETGEDNILACAIEAARHRASLGEISDAIEKASGRHKAVIRSVSGVYSSNFSNQEEMQIVKQMTEEFIDNEGRRPRILIAKMGQDGHDRGAKVISTAFADLGFDVDIGPLFQTPAETAQQAAENDVHVIGVSSLAAGHMTLVPDLAAELKKVGREDILIVVGGVIPAQDYEFLRNNGASAIFGPGTVIPVAAQKVIEEIYARLGYEEEAD from the coding sequence ATGACGACACCTGATTTTACGAAAATTGACGTCACTAAACTCGATACGGCTAAATTGGGCGACCGGGATGAGAGCGCTTTTATGACCAATGAAGGCATTGCCGTGAAACCGTTTTATTCTTCGAAAGACTTGAAGAAAGAACAAACGAGCTATCCGGGATTCGCGCCGAATGTCCGGGGGCCATACCCGACGATGTACGTGTCGCGGCCGTGGACTGTGCGCCAGTATGCCGGTTTCTCGACAGCTGAAGAAAGCAACGCCTTCTACCGCCGCAATTTGGCGATGGGGCAAAAAGGCTTGTCAGTGGCATTCGATCTCGCGACGCACCGCGGCTATGATTCAGACCATCCGCGCGTTGTCGGCGATGTGGGCAAAGCAGGTGTAGCCATTGACAGCGTCGAAGACATGAAAATTTTGTTCGACGGCATCCCACTTGACCAAATGTCGGTCTCGATGACGATGAATGGTGCAGTCGTGCCGATCATGGCATTTTTCATTGTCGCTGCAGAAGAGCAGGGCGTATCTCCCGAGCAATTGGCGGGCACGATCCAAAATGATATTTTGAAAGAATACATGGTGCGCAATACGTATATCTACCCTCCGGCGATGTCGATGCAGATCATTGCGGATATCTTTAAATACACATCTGACCATATGCCGAAATTCAACTCAATTTCCATTTCGGGCTACCATATCCAAGAAGCGGGAGCTACAGCAGATATCGAACTTGCCTATACTTTAGCAGACGGCTTGGAATACGTACGCACCGGGTTGGATGCAGGAATCGGCATCGACCAGTTCGCGCCGCGCCTGTCATTCTTTTGGGGCATCGGCATGAACTATTTCATGGAAGTCGCAAAAATGCGGGCTGGACGTGAAATCTGGGCGAAGATGATGAAGAGCTTCGATCCGCAAAATGCCAAATCCTTGGCGCTCCGCACACATTCCCAAACTTCGGGGTGGAGCTTGACCGAGCAGGACCCGTTCAATAACGTAACGCGCACGCTGCTGGAAGCGAATGCGGCGGCGATGGGCCATACGCAATCCTTGCACACAAATGCACTCGATGAGGCGATTGCCTTGCCGACCGATTTCTCCGCACGCATTGCGCGTAATACGCAATTATTCCTTCAGGAAGAAACCTTGATGAACAATACGATCGATCCGTGGGGGGGTTCGTATTACGTCGAAAAATTGACCGAAGAATTGATGGAAAAAGCCTGGACATTGATCGAGGAAGTCGAGGAACTAGGCGGCATGGCGAAAGCGATTGAAACGGGCCTTCCGAAAATGCGCATCGAGGAAGCAGCTGCGAAAAAGCAAGCGCAAATCGATTCGAATGAGGAAACGATCATCGGCGTCAACCGCTACCGTCTCGATGAGGAAGATCCAATTGATATTTTGAATATCGACAATACAATGGTTCGTAAAAAGCAGATCGAGCGACTTGATCGAATGCGCGATACGCGCGACCAGAAAAAAGTAGAGAAAGCGCTGCTGGAGCTGACAAAAGCGGCTGAAACTGGCGAAGACAATATTCTCGCCTGCGCGATTGAAGCAGCGCGCCACCGGGCATCACTCGGCGAAATTTCGGATGCGATCGAAAAAGCTTCCGGCAGGCATAAGGCGGTGATCCGTTCCGTGAGCGGTGTATACAGTTCAAACTTCTCCAACCAGGAAGAAATGCAGATCGTCAAACAAATGACGGAAGAATTCATTGACAATGAAGGCCGCCGCCCGCGGATCCTGATTGCCAAGATGGGCCAGGACGGGCACGATCGCGGCGCGAAAGTCATTTCGACCGCGTTCGCCGACCTGGGCTTTGATGTGGATATTGGACCATTGTTCCAAACACCTGCAGAAACAGCACAGCAGGCAGCGGAAAACGATGTCCACGTCATCGGTGTCAGTTCGCTTGCGGCTGGCCATATGACACTTGTGCCGGATCTCGCGGCAGAGTTGAAAAAAGTGGGGCGTGAAGACATTTTGATCGTCGTTGGCGGCGTCATTCCGGCACAGGATTATGAATTCCTGCGCAATAACGGCGCGAGTGCGATCTTTGGGCCGGGGACGGTCATCCCGGTTGCGGCCCAAAAAGTCATCGAAGAAATCTATGCGCGCCTCGGGTACGAGGAAGAGGCAGACTGA
- a CDS encoding dihydrolipoamide acetyltransferase family protein has product MAIEKITMPQLGESVTEGTIEKWLVQPGDHVNKYDPLAEVNTDKVTAEVPSSFTGTIKELIASEGDTLEVGEVVCTIETEGGDSEPVEEAKPAEGEKANEMPAAGAAPTKKLEGEKGSSKPAKPQGGKARYSPAVLRLAQDHDIDLNQVEGSGNEGRITRKDLMQLIDSGNIPQAGGETTQAAQATESKEPAQPAAPQQAPKAPAAKEESIESAPGDIEIPVTGVRKAIAANMLKSKHEAPHAWMMIEVDVTDLAQFRDSIKGDFKKKEGFNITYFAFFVKAISQALKEFPMMNSMWAGDKIIQKKDINISIAVASDNALFVPVIKNADEKSAKGIGREINELAQKARTGKLKSADMQGGTFTVNNTGSFGSIQSMGIINHPQAAIIQVESIVKRPVIMDGGMIAARDMVNLCLSLDHRVLDGLVCGQFLARVKEILEKMNKDNTSVY; this is encoded by the coding sequence TTGGCTATTGAAAAAATCACGATGCCCCAACTTGGCGAAAGTGTGACAGAAGGCACAATCGAAAAATGGCTCGTCCAGCCAGGCGACCATGTAAACAAGTATGACCCGTTGGCGGAAGTCAATACCGATAAAGTAACAGCAGAAGTTCCTTCATCCTTTACAGGGACGATCAAGGAATTGATTGCATCTGAAGGCGATACATTGGAAGTCGGCGAAGTGGTCTGCACCATCGAAACTGAAGGTGGAGATTCTGAACCAGTTGAAGAAGCAAAACCCGCTGAAGGAGAAAAAGCCAATGAAATGCCGGCTGCAGGAGCCGCACCGACCAAAAAGCTCGAAGGTGAAAAAGGCTCTTCAAAACCAGCGAAGCCACAAGGCGGCAAAGCACGTTATTCACCGGCTGTTCTTCGACTCGCACAAGATCACGATATCGACTTGAACCAAGTTGAAGGATCCGGAAACGAAGGCCGCATCACGCGCAAGGATTTGATGCAATTGATCGACAGCGGCAACATCCCGCAAGCTGGCGGCGAAACTACACAAGCGGCTCAAGCAACTGAGTCAAAAGAGCCTGCTCAACCAGCTGCGCCGCAACAAGCACCAAAAGCCCCAGCTGCCAAGGAAGAATCGATTGAATCGGCTCCTGGCGATATCGAAATCCCAGTCACCGGCGTGCGTAAAGCGATTGCAGCGAATATGCTCAAGAGCAAGCACGAAGCACCGCATGCGTGGATGATGATCGAAGTTGACGTGACAGACCTTGCGCAATTCCGTGATTCCATCAAAGGCGATTTCAAGAAAAAAGAAGGATTCAATATCACGTATTTCGCTTTCTTCGTCAAAGCGATCTCCCAAGCATTGAAAGAATTCCCAATGATGAACTCGATGTGGGCAGGAGACAAGATCATCCAGAAGAAAGACATCAACATCTCGATCGCTGTCGCTTCGGATAATGCCTTGTTCGTTCCAGTTATCAAGAACGCTGATGAAAAATCCGCGAAAGGCATTGGCCGCGAAATCAACGAACTGGCGCAAAAAGCGCGCACAGGCAAGTTGAAGTCGGCTGATATGCAAGGCGGCACGTTCACCGTCAACAACACCGGTTCATTCGGTTCTATCCAGTCAATGGGCATCATCAACCACCCGCAAGCTGCGATTATCCAAGTGGAGTCGATCGTTAAGCGTCCAGTCATCATGGATGGCGGCATGATCGCTGCACGCGATATGGTGAACTTATGCCTGTCGCTCGATCACCGTGTGCTCGACGGCCTCGTGTGTGGACAATTTTTGGCTCGCGTCAAAGAAATTCTCGAAAAAATGAACAAAGACAATACATCTGTGTATTGA
- a CDS encoding methylmalonyl-CoA mutase family protein codes for MTIESMKNIQFPERTYEEWKQAAEAALKGKDFEKVMKTDTVEDITLEPLYTKDMLERSVSDVDAQVAAVQGGKYSPSWIVAQEITAHDAEEFLAVTKDDLSRGNEAVVYSGAQPYNWTETQLEQLADLIVRYPIYFKVTEDADPILRVFEHLTAEQRASVQGVIFTEEPIQVPENVRTGLIDTLPTHNAGGTIIHELGVALSMMAEALDQQNFETAAKSFWVRFAVDTHFFQEISKIRAFRVLWQAFCSAYGKQAPRIPVFTETSVRSYSKLDPYVNLLRAGNATFSAVLAGTDGHTVHPHDFLTVPTGSSRRIARNVQLVIKEESHVSHVTDAAAGSYYIESLTREYVDAAWSYFLEIQEAGGYSTVKRTGWLTDDIQAKWLDREQQVANRKASLIGTNIYANPQEPVKDAKIDTAHLEYMTAKRLATPFEKLRAKSRETSIKSAVILLEPLKAVKPQADFVQGFLSAAGIEPEISPYLSSADELNRYIRSEELDYAVLCGSRDIFEKIIPQLNAKAAIDVAGKIDAETLKTWEANGIRDSLYAGKPLIDKLEEVLSLGKEAL; via the coding sequence TTGACGATTGAATCGATGAAAAACATTCAGTTTCCTGAGCGTACATACGAAGAATGGAAACAAGCGGCGGAAGCTGCATTGAAAGGGAAAGATTTTGAAAAGGTGATGAAAACGGACACCGTTGAAGATATCACCCTCGAACCCCTCTATACAAAAGACATGCTGGAGCGATCCGTATCCGACGTGGATGCCCAAGTAGCTGCTGTCCAGGGTGGAAAGTACAGCCCTTCCTGGATTGTGGCGCAGGAAATTACGGCGCATGATGCTGAGGAATTTTTGGCCGTGACAAAAGACGATTTGTCCCGCGGCAATGAAGCGGTCGTCTATTCCGGTGCTCAGCCTTACAACTGGACTGAAACGCAGCTAGAACAGCTTGCAGACTTGATCGTCCGCTATCCAATATATTTCAAAGTGACAGAAGACGCAGATCCGATTTTGCGCGTGTTCGAACATCTAACTGCCGAACAGCGGGCAAGTGTGCAAGGCGTCATTTTCACGGAAGAGCCAATTCAGGTACCTGAAAATGTCCGTACTGGGTTGATCGATACACTGCCGACGCACAATGCCGGAGGGACGATTATCCATGAACTTGGTGTAGCGCTTAGCATGATGGCTGAAGCGCTGGACCAGCAGAATTTCGAAACAGCGGCGAAGAGCTTTTGGGTGCGTTTTGCAGTCGACACCCATTTCTTTCAGGAAATTTCCAAAATACGGGCGTTCCGTGTATTATGGCAAGCATTCTGCTCCGCCTACGGCAAACAAGCGCCGCGCATTCCGGTGTTCACGGAAACTTCGGTGCGTTCGTATTCCAAATTGGACCCTTATGTCAATTTGCTGCGGGCAGGCAATGCGACTTTTTCCGCCGTCCTTGCGGGAACGGATGGCCATACCGTGCACCCACATGATTTCCTGACAGTTCCGACTGGCTCAAGCCGGCGCATCGCACGCAATGTGCAATTGGTCATTAAAGAAGAATCCCATGTGTCGCATGTCACCGATGCTGCAGCTGGATCTTATTACATCGAAAGCCTGACGCGTGAATACGTCGATGCAGCCTGGAGCTACTTCTTGGAAATCCAGGAAGCAGGAGGCTATTCTACAGTGAAGCGGACTGGCTGGCTGACAGACGACATTCAAGCCAAATGGCTCGATCGCGAACAGCAAGTGGCCAACCGCAAAGCTTCCTTGATCGGCACGAATATTTACGCCAATCCACAAGAACCGGTGAAAGACGCAAAAATCGATACAGCCCATTTGGAGTATATGACAGCCAAACGCTTGGCGACGCCATTCGAAAAATTACGTGCGAAAAGCCGTGAAACGAGCATCAAATCGGCCGTTATCTTGTTGGAGCCATTAAAAGCCGTGAAACCGCAGGCAGATTTTGTACAAGGTTTCCTATCCGCGGCGGGAATCGAACCCGAAATCAGCCCGTATCTTTCATCCGCTGATGAACTAAACCGATACATCCGTTCTGAAGAGCTCGACTATGCCGTTCTGTGCGGGAGCCGTGACATCTTCGAAAAGATCATTCCGCAACTCAATGCAAAAGCAGCGATCGACGTTGCCGGTAAAATCGATGCGGAAACGTTAAAAACTTGGGAAGCAAACGGCATTCGTGACTCTCTTTATGCCGGCAAACCGTTAATTGACAAATTGGAAGAAGTTTTGTCACTTGGAAAGGAGGCGCTGTAA
- a CDS encoding alpha-ketoacid dehydrogenase subunit beta, translating into MAVMSYIDAITLAMKEEMARDENVFVLGEDVGKKGGVFKATQGLYDEFGEDRVVDTPLAESAIAGVGIGAAMYGLRPIAEFQFADFIMPAVNQIISEASRIRYRSNNDWSCPIVFRAPFGGGVHGALYHSQSVEAVFANQPGLKIVIPSTPYDAKGLLKAAIRDEDPVMFFEHKRAYRLIKGEVPEDDYTIEIGKADVKREGEDITVITYGLAVHFALQAAERLAEDGYSVHILDLRTIYPLDKEGIIEAAKKTGKVLLVTEDNKEGSIIGEVAAIIAENCLFDLDAPIKRLAGPDIPAMPYAPTMEKFFMINPDKVEKAMRELAEF; encoded by the coding sequence ATGGCAGTTATGAGTTATATCGATGCCATCACGCTTGCCATGAAAGAAGAAATGGCACGTGACGAAAACGTTTTCGTGCTCGGGGAAGATGTCGGGAAAAAAGGCGGCGTTTTCAAAGCGACGCAAGGGCTTTACGACGAATTCGGCGAAGACCGCGTAGTTGACACGCCACTCGCTGAATCGGCTATTGCAGGTGTTGGAATCGGAGCCGCGATGTATGGCCTGCGCCCAATCGCTGAATTCCAGTTCGCGGATTTCATCATGCCGGCAGTCAACCAAATCATTTCAGAAGCTTCACGCATTCGCTACCGTTCAAACAATGACTGGTCTTGCCCAATCGTCTTCCGTGCCCCATTTGGCGGCGGCGTCCACGGCGCTTTGTACCATTCGCAATCGGTCGAAGCGGTATTTGCCAACCAGCCTGGATTGAAAATTGTCATCCCATCCACACCATATGACGCGAAAGGGCTATTAAAAGCCGCGATCCGCGACGAAGATCCGGTCATGTTCTTCGAGCACAAGCGCGCTTACCGCTTGATCAAAGGCGAAGTGCCGGAAGATGATTACACAATCGAAATCGGTAAAGCCGATGTTAAACGCGAAGGCGAAGACATCACCGTTATCACGTACGGATTAGCTGTCCACTTCGCGTTGCAAGCTGCAGAGCGCCTGGCTGAAGATGGCTACTCAGTTCACATTCTGGATCTGCGCACCATCTATCCATTGGATAAAGAAGGCATCATCGAAGCAGCGAAAAAGACCGGAAAAGTCCTGCTTGTCACAGAAGACAATAAAGAAGGAAGCATCATCGGAGAAGTAGCAGCAATCATCGCTGAAAACTGCCTATTCGACCTTGACGCGCCGATCAAGCGTCTCGCTGGACCGGACATCCCGGCGATGCCGTACGCACCGACCATGGAGAAATTCTTCATGATCAACCCGGACAAAGTAGAAAAAGCCATGAGAGAACTAGCTGAGTTTTAA
- a CDS encoding BrxA/BrxB family bacilliredoxin — protein sequence MSMDFNFLMNDIVTQARQELADGGYTQLETAEDVQEAFAKPGTSLVMINSVCGCAGGIARPAALHSVHYDKRPDHLYTVFAGQDKEATAQARDLFGDDHLPSSPSFAFLKDGKLVDEIGRHEIEGHDPMSVITHIQSIFEEHCEEM from the coding sequence ATGAGCATGGATTTTAATTTCCTGATGAATGATATTGTTACACAAGCCCGCCAAGAACTAGCAGACGGTGGCTATACACAGCTCGAAACGGCTGAAGACGTGCAAGAGGCATTCGCCAAACCCGGCACAAGCCTTGTCATGATCAACTCAGTATGCGGATGTGCAGGCGGCATCGCACGCCCAGCTGCTCTTCACTCGGTCCATTACGACAAACGCCCGGATCACTTGTATACGGTATTTGCCGGCCAAGACAAAGAAGCGACCGCGCAAGCACGTGATTTGTTCGGCGATGATCATTTGCCATCTTCACCATCGTTCGCTTTCCTGAAAGACGGAAAATTAGTGGATGAAATCGGCCGCCACGAAATCGAAGGGCACGATCCGATGTCGGTCATTACGCATATCCAGTCAATTTTCGAAGAGCATTGCGAAGAAATGTAA
- a CDS encoding aromatic acid exporter family protein, with product MKLKPYRIGYRTMKTALGAAIAIYLAQLIGLEYYVSAGILTILCIQPTKKKSVRAAFSRFVASMIAVGFALVFFELGMYHPVTLGILILLFIPVLVSLGFSDGFVSSAVILMHLYDAKNLTMGLFLNEVLLMVIGFGTALIVNMYMPSIEKKLDRYREEVERLYSTIFRETTIFLRHGESGWTGKELMESEKLIDKAKALAYQDVENHLLRHENKYYHYFDMREQQLQIIERILPKITALPVIVGQTQLVADFLEDLSEHVHSGNTADQYIHKLDQLKANFAEMPLPDTHEKFLAMADLNAIIQEMETYLEIKQSYKGFHNKKGLNPSPA from the coding sequence ATGAAACTGAAACCTTATCGCATCGGCTATCGGACGATGAAAACAGCGCTCGGGGCCGCCATCGCCATTTATTTGGCCCAGTTAATCGGACTCGAATATTATGTGTCGGCCGGCATCTTGACGATTCTGTGCATCCAGCCAACGAAAAAGAAGTCGGTTCGTGCCGCGTTCTCCCGCTTTGTCGCCAGCATGATCGCCGTCGGATTTGCCTTAGTCTTTTTCGAACTGGGCATGTATCATCCTGTCACGCTCGGTATTCTCATCTTGCTGTTCATTCCGGTGCTTGTGAGCCTGGGCTTTTCGGATGGCTTTGTATCCAGCGCAGTTATTTTAATGCACCTATATGACGCAAAGAATTTGACAATGGGGTTATTCCTCAATGAAGTCCTGTTGATGGTGATCGGTTTCGGCACGGCGTTGATCGTTAATATGTACATGCCAAGCATCGAGAAGAAACTCGACCGCTACAGGGAAGAAGTTGAGCGGCTGTATTCGACGATTTTCCGGGAAACGACCATTTTCCTGCGACACGGGGAATCGGGATGGACCGGCAAGGAACTGATGGAATCGGAAAAGCTGATCGATAAAGCCAAAGCGCTCGCTTACCAGGATGTTGAAAATCACTTGTTGCGCCATGAAAACAAGTATTACCATTATTTCGACATGCGCGAGCAGCAACTTCAAATCATCGAACGGATCTTGCCAAAAATCACGGCACTCCCAGTGATTGTCGGGCAGACCCAGCTCGTTGCTGACTTTTTAGAAGACTTATCGGAACATGTACATTCCGGCAATACAGCTGATCAGTATATCCATAAATTGGACCAGCTGAAAGCAAACTTTGCTGAGATGCCGCTGCCGGACACGCACGAAAAATTCCTCGCAATGGCCGATCTGAATGCCATCATTCAAGAGATGGAAA
- the meaB gene encoding methylmalonyl Co-A mutase-associated GTPase MeaB, producing MDREKQSRQVMSGVSDKHDGMKALPRKKFKKPSTSQFDLGELVRGVESGSRLHLGKAITLLESTNPEHKKRGQELLNALLPKTGNSIRIGITGVPGAGKSTFIETFGTMLTELGHRVAVLAIDPSSSRTGGSILGDKTRMEELARNPKAFIRPSPTAGTLGGVHKKTRETMLLCEAAGYDVILVETVGVGQSETLVRGMVDMFLLLVLTGAGDELQGMKKGILELADAMIVHKADRDNLPLAKKTVREYKQMLHFLQPATEGWTTRPLAVSSIEGTGMQEIWDMVKEFEQAVQESGYWNTRRQEQTRDWFHSMITDELLGRFYGDPERKQQVKDMEQRILNDRLTVSQAVTELFK from the coding sequence ATGGATCGCGAGAAGCAGTCCAGACAAGTCATGTCGGGTGTTTCGGATAAGCATGATGGCATGAAAGCATTGCCAAGGAAGAAATTCAAGAAGCCGAGTACAAGCCAGTTTGATTTGGGCGAACTCGTACGCGGCGTCGAAAGCGGATCGCGTCTTCACTTAGGGAAGGCGATCACCTTGCTTGAAAGCACCAATCCCGAGCATAAAAAGCGCGGCCAGGAATTATTGAATGCGCTGTTGCCGAAAACAGGCAATAGCATCCGCATCGGCATCACCGGAGTTCCAGGAGCCGGCAAAAGCACGTTCATCGAAACCTTTGGGACGATGCTGACAGAGCTTGGCCACCGGGTTGCGGTGCTTGCGATCGACCCGAGTTCCTCGCGAACCGGCGGCAGTATACTCGGCGACAAAACGCGCATGGAAGAACTGGCGCGAAACCCTAAAGCGTTCATCCGGCCGTCACCAACTGCAGGAACGCTGGGCGGTGTCCATAAAAAGACACGCGAAACGATGCTCTTGTGCGAAGCGGCAGGCTACGATGTCATTTTGGTCGAAACGGTTGGTGTCGGGCAGAGCGAGACGCTCGTGCGCGGAATGGTCGATATGTTCCTGTTGCTTGTGCTGACGGGTGCTGGAGATGAATTGCAGGGCATGAAAAAAGGCATTTTGGAATTGGCGGATGCAATGATCGTCCATAAAGCGGACCGGGATAATTTGCCGCTCGCCAAGAAAACGGTGCGTGAATACAAGCAGATGCTGCATTTTTTGCAGCCTGCAACAGAGGGATGGACGACACGCCCGTTGGCTGTCTCATCCATTGAAGGAACCGGCATGCAGGAAATCTGGGATATGGTGAAGGAATTTGAGCAAGCAGTTCAAGAAAGCGGCTACTGGAACACTAGACGCCAGGAACAGACACGTGATTGGTTCCATTCAATGATCACCGATGAATTGCTTGGCCGTTTCTACGGAGACCCTGAGCGCAAACAGCAGGTAAAAGACATGGAACAACGCATTCTTAACGACCGATTGACGGTCTCACAGGCGGTCACGGAACTGTTCAAGTAA